From the genome of Psychroserpens ponticola, one region includes:
- a CDS encoding dipeptidase: MQNIQSYINDHKDRFLNELIELLKIPSVSADPAFKDHVIKTADVIKDSLLKAGCDHAEICETDGFPIVYGEKIFDENLPTVLVYGHYDVQPADPLELWDSPPYEPIIKKTDIHPEGAIFARGACDDKGQMYMHVKAMEFMTRTDQLPCNVKFMIEGEEEVGSVNLSKFVKNNQEKLKNDVILISDTGMIAQDVPSITTGLRGLSYVEVEVTGPNRDLHSGLYGGAVANPINILTKMIASLHDENNHITIPGFYDKVEDLSDEERAEMAKAPFSLEGYKNSIDIDAVYGEKGYSTNERNSIRPTLDVNGIWGGYIGEGAKTVIASKAYAKISMRLVPHQEWEEVTELFKSHFEKIAPAGVRVKVKPHHGGQGYVTPIDSLGYKAASKAYNDTFGKTPIPQRSGGSIPIVSLFEQELKSKTILMGFGLNSDAIHSPNEHFGVWNYFKGIETIPLFYKYFTELSK; the protein is encoded by the coding sequence ATGCAAAACATTCAATCGTATATAAATGACCATAAAGACAGATTTCTAAATGAATTAATAGAACTGCTTAAAATCCCTTCTGTTAGTGCAGATCCAGCGTTTAAAGACCATGTTATTAAAACAGCAGATGTCATTAAAGATAGCTTATTAAAAGCTGGTTGTGACCATGCTGAAATTTGTGAAACTGATGGTTTTCCTATTGTATATGGTGAAAAAATATTTGATGAAAATCTTCCAACAGTTCTGGTTTATGGACATTATGATGTTCAGCCTGCAGATCCATTAGAACTATGGGATTCTCCACCTTATGAACCTATCATTAAGAAAACAGACATACATCCTGAAGGTGCAATATTTGCTCGTGGTGCTTGTGATGACAAAGGACAAATGTACATGCATGTTAAGGCTATGGAGTTCATGACTAGAACGGATCAATTGCCTTGTAATGTCAAATTTATGATTGAAGGTGAAGAAGAAGTTGGTAGTGTTAACCTTTCAAAATTTGTAAAAAACAACCAAGAAAAACTAAAAAATGATGTCATTCTAATTTCAGATACTGGAATGATTGCTCAAGATGTACCTTCAATAACGACAGGTTTACGTGGTTTAAGTTATGTTGAAGTTGAAGTCACAGGACCAAATAGAGATTTACATTCTGGATTATATGGTGGAGCTGTTGCTAACCCAATCAATATTTTAACAAAAATGATTGCATCACTTCATGATGAAAATAATCACATTACTATTCCAGGTTTTTATGATAAGGTAGAAGATCTTTCCGATGAAGAAAGAGCAGAAATGGCTAAAGCACCTTTTTCTTTAGAAGGTTATAAAAATTCAATTGATATTGATGCTGTTTATGGTGAGAAAGGGTATTCAACTAACGAACGTAACTCAATAAGACCAACATTAGATGTCAATGGAATTTGGGGAGGATATATAGGCGAAGGAGCCAAAACTGTTATCGCTAGTAAGGCTTATGCAAAAATATCGATGCGATTAGTGCCTCATCAAGAATGGGAAGAGGTTACGGAACTTTTTAAATCTCATTTTGAAAAAATAGCTCCAGCTGGTGTTAGAGTTAAAGTTAAACCACATCATGGTGGACAAGGCTACGTCACTCCTATTGATAGTTTAGGCTATAAAGCGGCTTCAAAAGCATATAATGACACATTTGGTAAAACACCTATTCCGCAACGCAGTGGAGGAAGTATTCCTATTGTATCGCTGTTTGAACAAGAATTAAAGAGTAAAACTATTTTAATGGGCTTTGGGTTAAACAGTGATGCAATTCACTCTCCTAACGAACATTTTGGTGTATGGAACTATTTTAAAGGTATTGAAACCATTCCTTTATTTTATAAGTACTTTACGGAATTGAGTAAATAA
- a CDS encoding M28 family peptidase, with product MKTFNATILCLFLCVFNSYSQSVQDIINQVDIDVLSLILQEYSGEVSTIVDGNTVTITNRQQANNDLAADYLVEKLEQLNNITITDQSFNTNGRNIIATQIGKTNPNDIYIICAHYDTVADYCADDNATGTAAVLEAARILSTQCLDNTIVYALWDEEEIGLNGSAFYATQAAANGDNILGVLNLDMIGYDSDAPGTAGDNEFDIDVNNFANSIDVKDDIVSVLNSYTFDLSVIVVNPGTFSSDHSSFWMNGYSAVLLGESWETNDETPFYHSSGDRFNTIDLPYFLELTKLTTAYMATVGGLVDVDNSITNAGSTLTSDQSSATYQWINCDTNSPISGATSQSYTPTVDGIYAVEITSGTCTEVSDCIVFDTLGLDDFLTSEVKIFPNPVKTTLNVEIVDNNATIALDLFDVSGKLVLQKTHTNDAISLHMKNLPQGVYFLKVSSSEKTGTYKIVKE from the coding sequence ATGAAGACTTTTAACGCTACTATTTTATGCCTTTTTTTATGTGTGTTTAATTCTTATTCGCAATCTGTACAAGATATTATTAATCAAGTTGATATTGATGTATTATCATTAATACTTCAAGAATATAGTGGAGAAGTTAGTACCATTGTTGATGGCAATACCGTGACCATTACAAATAGACAACAAGCTAATAATGATTTGGCTGCAGATTATTTAGTTGAAAAACTTGAACAATTAAATAATATCACTATTACAGATCAATCCTTTAATACTAATGGAAGGAATATTATAGCAACACAAATTGGGAAGACTAATCCGAATGATATTTATATCATTTGTGCACATTATGATACTGTAGCAGATTATTGTGCAGATGATAATGCAACAGGTACTGCAGCAGTTTTGGAAGCTGCCAGAATTCTATCTACTCAATGTCTAGATAATACGATTGTTTATGCCCTTTGGGATGAAGAAGAAATTGGTTTAAATGGATCTGCTTTTTATGCAACTCAAGCAGCTGCTAATGGCGATAATATTTTGGGAGTTTTAAATTTAGACATGATAGGTTATGATAGTGATGCTCCAGGTACTGCAGGTGATAACGAATTTGATATTGATGTTAATAATTTTGCAAATTCTATAGATGTGAAGGACGATATTGTTTCGGTGTTAAATAGCTACACTTTTGATTTGAGCGTTATAGTGGTCAATCCTGGAACTTTTTCAAGTGATCATTCTAGCTTCTGGATGAATGGATATTCTGCCGTATTGTTAGGTGAGTCTTGGGAAACCAATGATGAAACACCATTTTATCATTCATCTGGAGATCGTTTTAATACTATAGATTTACCTTATTTTCTTGAATTAACTAAATTAACTACTGCTTATATGGCAACTGTTGGTGGTTTAGTTGATGTTGACAATAGTATTACAAATGCTGGTTCGACACTAACATCAGATCAATCCTCGGCAACATACCAATGGATTAATTGTGATACAAATTCTCCGATTTCTGGAGCGACATCACAATCTTATACACCTACAGTTGATGGAATATATGCTGTTGAAATTACGTCTGGTACATGCACAGAAGTCAGTGATTGTATCGTATTTGATACTTTAGGTCTAGATGATTTTTTAACTTCTGAAGTTAAAATATTCCCTAATCCTGTAAAGACAACCCTAAATGTTGAAATTGTAGATAACAACGCAACGATTGCACTTGATTTATTTGATGTGTCCGGAAAATTAGTTTTACAAAAGACCCATACAAACGATGCCATTTCATTACATATGAAGAACTTACCTCAAGGTGTTTATTTCTTAAAGGTATCATCTTCTGAAAAAACAGGAACTTATAAAATTGTAAAAGAGTAA
- a CDS encoding BlaI/MecI/CopY family transcriptional regulator, which translates to MQLSKTEEQLMQHLWKLDKAFMKDLLEAYPEPKPATTTVATLLKRMIDKGFVTYKLYGKSREYSPLVKKKDYFSKHVNTLIKTFFDDSASQFASFFTKETNLTKEELEDLKALIDNEIKNK; encoded by the coding sequence ATGCAATTATCAAAAACGGAAGAACAACTCATGCAACATTTATGGAAACTAGATAAAGCATTCATGAAAGATTTACTTGAGGCTTATCCAGAACCAAAACCAGCAACAACTACAGTTGCAACTTTATTAAAACGCATGATTGACAAAGGTTTTGTTACATACAAACTCTATGGAAAATCTAGAGAATACTCTCCATTGGTTAAGAAAAAAGATTACTTCTCGAAACATGTTAATACATTAATCAAGACTTTTTTTGATGATAGTGCAAGTCAATTTGCATCGTTCTTTACCAAAGAAACCAATTTAACAAAAGAAGAATTAGAAGATTTAAAAGCCTTAATTGATAACGAAATTAAAAACAAGTAA
- a CDS encoding M56 family metallopeptidase encodes MLAFIIPSVTFIEYIEPIILNTKVFVTPAFEIIETLPEETPTDYIPFILWSIYGLGVFIFLLKFCINLYRIISRIRNNPRYKSANFINVLVKNLNIPHTFFNYIFFNKDKFENCEIPKEVILHEQTHAKQKHSIDVLILEISQIIFWFNPLIYFLKQDVKLNHEFLADQAVLHNGIQPSTYQQLLLAFSSSANEPQLANAINYSSIKKRFTVMKTKTSRTSVWLRTLLILPLIALTLYGFSEKVEVEKEAPLQEPHVESLDLYLNDDNELLKDNEVITFEMIENYFNENNNLEIAIKYNLNNKSISSQTLILKLREIGVKKITVCSSKEIVPNSAKKNNQKATQEQIDEYNRLAKHYNSQPKNKRIIKRKDLERLETLYGLMSDEQKSNALSFPECPPPPPPPTMDTIYTYKRLSKRIQTVSENRKANLIYLNDIYTKMSPNQKNKVKSPKDVLKQLEDSLNEKEWQKVKEYLNTQTQKSTVSLLEENQVKTGFININGLPNYYITINNVTKYYNRKGYEVSIKGRLISENQVNASDIIPGQYITKVYSDHKLVAEFKDNKPNNQQSVVDIPSPPKPISRLDHIINMAKKDATFFYEGKNISSDKAIELIKNNDDLNIFTKDITTNNPRVFLTTNTKAPNDN; translated from the coding sequence ATGCTTGCATTCATAATACCTTCAGTAACATTTATAGAATATATTGAGCCTATAATTTTAAACACTAAAGTATTTGTAACACCAGCTTTTGAGATTATTGAAACTCTTCCCGAAGAAACACCAACAGATTATATACCTTTCATCTTATGGAGTATTTACGGCTTAGGTGTATTTATTTTTCTTCTAAAATTCTGTATTAACTTGTACAGAATAATCTCAAGAATAAGGAATAATCCCAGATATAAATCAGCAAATTTCATCAATGTGCTTGTTAAAAATTTGAACATACCACATACATTTTTTAATTATATTTTTTTTAATAAAGACAAATTTGAAAATTGCGAAATTCCCAAAGAAGTCATCCTTCATGAACAAACACATGCCAAACAAAAACATAGTATTGATGTCCTTATTTTAGAAATTTCTCAAATTATATTTTGGTTTAATCCACTAATCTATTTTCTAAAACAAGACGTCAAACTTAATCATGAATTTCTAGCAGATCAAGCTGTGCTGCATAACGGAATTCAACCATCAACCTATCAACAATTATTATTGGCATTCTCATCAAGTGCTAATGAACCTCAATTGGCAAATGCCATCAATTATTCATCCATCAAAAAACGATTTACAGTTATGAAAACAAAAACATCAAGAACATCTGTATGGCTTAGAACTTTATTAATTCTACCTCTAATTGCATTAACACTTTATGGTTTTAGTGAAAAAGTAGAAGTTGAAAAAGAAGCACCTTTACAAGAACCTCATGTTGAAAGCTTAGATTTATATTTAAACGATGACAATGAACTTCTAAAAGACAATGAAGTCATTACATTTGAAATGATTGAAAACTATTTTAATGAAAACAATAACCTTGAAATAGCCATAAAATATAATTTAAATAATAAATCGATTAGCTCACAAACTTTGATATTAAAACTTAGAGAGATTGGCGTAAAAAAAATAACGGTTTGTTCTAGTAAAGAAATAGTTCCTAACAGTGCCAAAAAAAACAATCAAAAAGCAACTCAAGAACAAATTGATGAGTATAATAGACTCGCAAAACACTACAACAGTCAACCAAAAAACAAACGTATTATAAAAAGAAAAGACCTAGAGCGTCTTGAAACCCTTTATGGCTTAATGAGCGATGAACAAAAGAGTAACGCACTATCCTTCCCTGAATGTCCTCCTCCTCCTCCTCCTCCAACAATGGATACCATTTACACATACAAAAGACTTTCTAAACGTATTCAAACAGTTTCAGAAAACAGAAAAGCTAATCTTATATATCTAAATGATATTTATACTAAGATGAGTCCAAATCAAAAGAACAAAGTAAAGTCTCCTAAAGATGTATTAAAGCAACTTGAAGATTCTCTAAATGAAAAAGAATGGCAAAAAGTAAAAGAATATCTCAATACTCAAACCCAAAAGTCTACAGTTTCACTTTTAGAAGAAAATCAAGTCAAGACTGGATTCATTAACATTAATGGTCTGCCAAATTATTATATAACAATTAATAACGTTACAAAATACTATAACCGAAAAGGATACGAAGTCTCTATAAAAGGGCGTTTAATTAGCGAAAATCAGGTCAATGCATCAGACATTATTCCTGGTCAATATATTACTAAAGTGTATAGCGATCATAAACTTGTTGCAGAATTTAAAGACAATAAACCTAATAATCAGCAAAGTGTAGTTGACATCCCTTCTCCTCCTAAACCTATATCGCGTTTAGATCATATTATAAATATGGCAAAAAAAGATGCAACCTTTTTCTATGAAGGTAAAAATATATCTTCTGATAAAGCCATTGAACTCATTAAAAATAATGATGACCTAAACATATTCACCAAAGATATTACAACAAACAACCCTAGAGTGTTTTTGACTACAAACACAAAAGCTCCAAATGATAATTAG
- a CDS encoding DUF4407 domain-containing protein — protein sequence MLKKFFIICSGSDTDILDQCSIGEQNKFAGIGATVFFTAVMAFIACSYALFTVFDNLYAAIGFGFVWALLIFNLDRFIVSTIKKRDNIMDEILQASPRLILAVIIAVVISKPLELKIFEKEINQVLLEQKNDLTLANKTQIAQQFTPNVEALEGHIKALQSQIQTKETEVNALYGTYISEAEGTAGTNLLGKGPVYKEKREKHDAALAELQQLKSDNKAKILVAENQIEQLKTDYDTQVLTSQPVIDGFDGLMARVNALGELSWLPSLFILLLFLAIETSPIFAKLLSPKGEYDYKLEDAETAVKTWVEQKVNERKVLLKTDQILNNKIYNDIAEEDELYTYKRKKARELMQLQADAFFNHQKNAL from the coding sequence ATGTTAAAAAAATTCTTCATCATTTGTTCTGGCTCAGACACAGACATTCTAGACCAATGTTCTATTGGCGAACAAAACAAATTTGCTGGCATAGGTGCCACAGTATTTTTCACTGCTGTAATGGCATTTATTGCTTGTAGTTATGCGTTATTTACAGTCTTTGATAATCTTTATGCAGCAATTGGCTTTGGCTTTGTTTGGGCATTACTCATCTTTAATTTAGATCGTTTTATTGTGTCTACAATTAAAAAACGTGATAATATCATGGACGAAATCTTACAAGCCTCACCTCGCTTAATTTTAGCAGTGATTATTGCTGTTGTGATTTCGAAGCCTTTAGAATTAAAAATATTTGAAAAGGAAATCAATCAAGTGCTTTTAGAACAAAAAAACGATTTAACCTTAGCTAACAAAACTCAAATTGCGCAACAATTCACACCTAATGTTGAAGCGCTTGAAGGTCATATAAAAGCATTACAATCTCAAATTCAAACTAAAGAAACTGAAGTTAATGCGCTTTATGGCACTTATATTTCAGAAGCTGAAGGCACAGCAGGAACAAACCTTTTAGGAAAAGGTCCAGTTTATAAAGAAAAAAGAGAAAAACACGATGCTGCTTTAGCCGAATTGCAACAACTCAAATCAGATAATAAAGCAAAAATTTTAGTTGCTGAAAACCAAATAGAACAATTAAAAACAGACTACGACACTCAAGTACTAACATCACAACCAGTCATTGATGGTTTTGATGGATTAATGGCTCGCGTGAATGCTTTAGGGGAATTATCTTGGCTACCATCTTTATTTATTTTATTGTTGTTTTTGGCCATCGAAACGTCTCCAATTTTTGCAAAATTATTATCTCCAAAAGGAGAATATGATTATAAGTTAGAAGATGCAGAAACTGCAGTTAAAACGTGGGTAGAACAAAAAGTAAACGAACGCAAGGTTCTTCTGAAAACCGATCAAATACTGAATAATAAAATCTATAACGATATTGCAGAAGAAGATGAACTTTATACGTACAAGCGCAAAAAAGCAAGAGAATTAATGCAACTTCAAGCTGATGCATTTTTTAATCATCAAAAAAACGCATTATAA
- a CDS encoding STAS domain-containing protein, with the protein MDLEITNLNNFFTVKGALDRHNIYLFKSKFRNVFEKADAITISIENLKSIDRYGVNAIAQLHNESIVKQKRLSIIGLGCKEVFNHFKTKEKQTTTTTTAA; encoded by the coding sequence ATGGACTTAGAAATTACAAACTTAAATAACTTTTTTACAGTAAAAGGAGCTTTAGATAGACACAACATTTATTTGTTTAAAAGTAAATTCAGAAACGTTTTTGAAAAAGCAGATGCAATCACGATTAGTATCGAAAATTTAAAAAGTATCGATAGATATGGTGTAAATGCAATTGCTCAATTACATAATGAATCAATCGTAAAACAAAAACGTTTGTCAATTATTGGTTTAGGATGCAAGGAGGTATTTAATCATTTCAAAACTAAAGAAAAGCAAACAACAACAACAACAACAGCTGCTTAA
- a CDS encoding DUF885 domain-containing protein — MSNFKPLIIIAFFSLFSFQEASEKESSSEALQAIIDNYQDHKGYDRNEYPLGDYSKAYYKSEAEFAQTTLDELSKIESKTLTETEQISLTLLNFVLQDQIDYYEFEGYLNPLLSDSGFHTNLTYEVRPLTNYWQVREYLKKLNAIPEFVNQNLVHLREGLKKGVSQPRVIFEGYESTYDTHIVANFKDSFYYSPFKNLPNELTEIQKDSVLTAAKKAIETSVTPQFSRIKTFFETEYFPKTRTTLGVSETPNGNAYYQNRINYYTTSTQYSADDIHHIGLKEVARIKAEMETIISDLDFKGSFEDFFHFLRTDKQFYAETPEQLLMIARDMAKRADAQLPRFFKTLPRKPYGVAPVPDAIAPKYTTGRYIGTSKESTDPGYYWVNTYNLPSRTLYTMPSLTVHEAVPGHHLQGSLNNELGDSIPRFRKNMYLSAYGEGWGLYCEFLAEEMGMYTTPYEQFGKLTYEMWRACRLVVDTGIHAKGWTRKQVVDYMASNTALSIHEINTETDRYISWPGQALSYKIGELKIRELRKKAEMTLGPKFDIREFHDVVLNQGTVTLSILEDRINNYIKKTTTD, encoded by the coding sequence ATGTCGAATTTTAAACCTTTAATAATTATTGCTTTTTTTAGTTTGTTTTCATTTCAAGAAGCCTCAGAAAAAGAGTCGTCTTCGGAAGCATTACAAGCTATAATTGACAATTATCAAGATCACAAAGGGTATGACAGAAATGAATATCCTTTAGGTGATTATTCGAAAGCTTATTACAAATCTGAAGCTGAATTTGCCCAAACAACGTTGGATGAACTTTCTAAAATTGAATCTAAAACGTTAACTGAAACGGAACAAATTTCGTTAACACTTTTAAATTTTGTGTTACAGGATCAAATTGATTATTATGAGTTTGAAGGGTATTTGAATCCGTTATTGTCTGATTCAGGATTTCATACGAATTTAACGTATGAAGTTAGACCATTAACCAATTATTGGCAAGTTCGAGAATACCTAAAAAAACTAAATGCAATTCCTGAGTTTGTGAATCAAAACTTAGTGCATTTACGTGAAGGTTTAAAAAAAGGTGTGTCTCAGCCAAGAGTTATTTTTGAAGGTTATGAATCGACTTATGATACACATATCGTCGCTAATTTTAAAGATAGTTTTTACTATTCGCCATTTAAAAACCTTCCTAATGAACTGACTGAAATTCAGAAAGATTCTGTTTTAACTGCTGCAAAAAAAGCTATTGAAACTAGTGTTACACCTCAATTTAGTCGCATTAAAACATTCTTTGAAACAGAATATTTTCCGAAGACAAGAACAACTCTAGGAGTTTCAGAAACACCAAATGGAAACGCTTATTATCAAAATAGAATTAATTATTATACCACAAGCACACAATATTCTGCGGATGATATTCATCACATTGGACTTAAAGAAGTCGCTCGTATAAAAGCTGAAATGGAAACGATTATTAGTGATTTAGATTTTAAAGGTAGCTTTGAAGATTTTTTCCATTTTCTAAGAACAGATAAACAATTTTATGCTGAAACGCCTGAACAATTATTAATGATTGCTCGTGATATGGCAAAACGTGCAGATGCACAATTACCTCGTTTTTTTAAAACATTACCTCGTAAACCTTATGGAGTTGCTCCTGTTCCTGATGCTATTGCGCCAAAATATACAACAGGTCGCTATATTGGCACATCTAAAGAAAGTACAGATCCTGGCTACTATTGGGTAAATACTTATAATTTACCAAGTAGAACCTTATATACAATGCCTTCTTTAACAGTTCATGAAGCTGTTCCTGGACATCATTTACAAGGGAGTTTAAATAATGAGTTAGGTGATAGTATTCCTAGATTTAGAAAAAACATGTATCTGTCTGCTTATGGTGAAGGTTGGGGTTTATATTGTGAGTTTTTAGCAGAAGAAATGGGAATGTACACGACACCTTATGAACAGTTTGGTAAGCTTACGTATGAAATGTGGAGAGCTTGCAGATTAGTGGTTGATACAGGCATTCATGCTAAAGGATGGACACGTAAACAGGTTGTAGATTATATGGCTTCAAACACAGCATTATCAATTCATGAAATTAATACTGAAACTGATCGTTATATTTCATGGCCAGGACAAGCATTATCTTATAAAATTGGTGAACTTAAAATTAGAGAGCTTCGAAAAAAGGCAGAAATGACATTAGGTCCTAAGTTTGATATTAGAGAGTTTCACGATGTGGTTTTAAATCAAGGAACAGTTACTCTTTCAATTTTAGAGGATAGAATTAACAATTATATCAAAAAAACGACTACAGATTAA
- a CDS encoding DUF1272 domain-containing protein has protein sequence MLEVRPTCENCNKALSFDSKEAMICTFECTFCKDCVDSVLEQVCPNCGGDFEKRPVRPEHLLEKYPVSTTIVYKPVDLKKHQERLNKN, from the coding sequence ATGCTTGAGGTAAGACCAACCTGTGAAAACTGTAACAAAGCATTGTCTTTCGATTCTAAGGAGGCTATGATTTGTACATTTGAATGTACATTTTGTAAGGATTGTGTAGATTCGGTTTTAGAGCAAGTCTGTCCAAATTGTGGAGGAGATTTTGAAAAACGTCCTGTTCGTCCTGAACATTTGTTGGAAAAATATCCGGTTTCGACAACTATTGTCTACAAACCTGTTGACCTTAAAAAGCATCAAGAACGTTTAAATAAAAACTAA
- a CDS encoding PhnA domain-containing protein, producing the protein MSLERELNKRAESKCELCGNNEHLAVYTLAPVKEVSLNRSILACKTCTSQIEDPETTDANHWRCLNDSMWSEHQAVQVTAWRMLSRLRSEGWPQDLLDMMYMEDEVLEFAKATGEGEADPEQLIHRDVNGVVLQVGDSVVLIKDLKVKGSSLVAKQGTAVRNIRLDHENEKYIEGKVGPTLTVIITDFVKKI; encoded by the coding sequence ATGAGTTTAGAAAGAGAATTAAATAAGAGAGCAGAAAGTAAATGTGAATTATGTGGTAATAATGAGCATTTAGCAGTTTATACACTTGCACCTGTAAAAGAAGTGAGTTTGAATAGGTCAATATTAGCATGTAAAACCTGTACGAGTCAGATTGAAGATCCAGAAACAACAGATGCAAACCATTGGAGATGCTTAAATGATAGTATGTGGAGCGAACATCAAGCTGTTCAAGTTACTGCTTGGAGGATGTTATCTAGATTGAGAAGTGAAGGTTGGCCTCAAGATTTGTTAGATATGATGTATATGGAAGACGAGGTTTTAGAGTTTGCTAAAGCGACAGGAGAAGGTGAAGCAGATCCAGAGCAACTAATTCATAGAGATGTAAATGGTGTTGTGCTACAAGTAGGAGATTCGGTAGTGCTTATTAAAGATTTAAAAGTGAAAGGATCTAGTTTGGTTGCAAAGCAAGGAACTGCAGTTAGAAACATTAGATTAGACCACGAAAACGAAAAGTATATTGAAGGTAAAGTTGGTCCTACACTAACCGTTATTATAACCGATTTCGTGAAGAAAATATAA
- a CDS encoding MmcQ/YjbR family DNA-binding protein, which translates to MNIEDYRNYCMKKKAVTEHFPFDQDTLVFKVLGKMFALASLKRWENGKGFINLKCDPEYAQELRAEYESVKPGYHMHKLQWNSVYIHTSELQPKFICELIDHSYDMVVKGMTKKMRETLK; encoded by the coding sequence ATGAATATTGAAGACTACAGAAACTACTGCATGAAAAAAAAAGCAGTAACAGAACATTTTCCTTTTGACCAAGATACGTTGGTATTTAAAGTCTTAGGAAAAATGTTTGCATTAGCCTCATTAAAACGTTGGGAAAATGGTAAAGGATTTATCAACTTAAAATGTGACCCAGAATATGCTCAAGAACTAAGAGCAGAATATGAAAGTGTAAAACCAGGCTATCACATGCATAAACTACAATGGAATAGTGTGTACATTCATACTAGCGAATTACAACCGAAATTTATTTGTGAACTAATTGATCATTCCTACGATATGGTTGTTAAAGGCATGACTAAAAAAATGAGAGAAACCTTAAAATAA
- a CDS encoding GNAT family N-acetyltransferase, translated as MIEISKDKSRLDVNLIHEFLTETYWAKGRTIDEVKTSIDHCLCFGVFLENMQIGFARIATDYVVFAYLMDVFILPEHRGKGYSKQLMKAVNEEPLLQSCKVWMLKTSDAHKLYSQFGYSELRHPEKVMERILK; from the coding sequence GTGATTGAAATCTCAAAAGATAAATCGCGTTTAGATGTTAATTTAATTCATGAGTTTTTGACTGAAACCTATTGGGCAAAAGGTCGAACAATAGATGAAGTTAAAACATCAATTGACCATTGTTTATGTTTTGGAGTCTTTTTAGAAAATATGCAAATTGGATTTGCACGTATTGCCACAGATTATGTGGTTTTTGCCTACTTAATGGATGTGTTTATTCTTCCAGAGCATAGAGGAAAAGGATATTCCAAACAGTTAATGAAAGCGGTAAATGAAGAACCATTGTTGCAATCGTGTAAAGTTTGGATGTTAAAAACATCAGATGCACATAAACTATATAGCCAATTTGGATATAGTGAATTGCGACATCCAGAAAAAGTAATGGAACGCATTTTGAAATGA
- a CDS encoding DUF4230 domain-containing protein produces METFFIIIISILVTLGIVTLIKQFSLKKRTNSQSVILLDKIKKVCKFITVEGDFAEIYHYEDVKERFLKLVTSRKKALVVINAKAHVGFDLSKIQLESDIKTKTVKLFHFPQPEVLSIETDLNYYDKSDGMFNKFEASDLTELHNEAKLHIMNKVPESGLYEIAKKEALDSVLLIETIVETIGWKLDYSALKIEDKTPKNLQE; encoded by the coding sequence ATGGAAACATTTTTTATAATTATAATAAGCATCTTAGTAACCTTAGGTATTGTTACTTTGATTAAACAATTCAGTTTAAAAAAACGAACCAATTCCCAATCTGTGATCTTGCTAGATAAGATTAAGAAAGTTTGTAAATTTATTACTGTTGAAGGCGATTTTGCTGAGATTTATCATTACGAAGACGTAAAAGAACGTTTTTTGAAACTAGTAACTAGTCGTAAAAAAGCATTAGTAGTCATCAATGCAAAAGCACATGTAGGTTTTGATTTGTCTAAGATTCAGTTAGAGTCTGATATAAAAACTAAAACAGTTAAGCTTTTTCATTTTCCACAGCCTGAAGTATTATCTATTGAAACCGATTTAAATTATTACGATAAGTCTGATGGCATGTTTAATAAATTTGAAGCTTCAGATTTAACCGAATTACACAATGAGGCTAAGCTTCATATCATGAATAAAGTTCCAGAAAGTGGTTTGTACGAAATTGCTAAAAAAGAAGCGTTAGATTCGGTGTTACTTATTGAAACCATTGTTGAGACCATTGGTTGGAAACTGGATTATTCAGCTTTAAAGATAGAAGATAAAACACCTAAAAACCTTCAAGAGTGA